The Portunus trituberculatus isolate SZX2019 chromosome 27, ASM1759143v1, whole genome shotgun sequence DNA window atatatatatatatatatatatatatatatatatatatatatatatatatatatatatatatatatatatatatatatatatatatatatattaaagtaTATAATAATGCATCAGTAACTTccggttattattattattgttactgttatgcCCGTTACTGATAATAGGTTAGGGGGTCCGGGCGGCGTATCCCCCCGGCTAAGCAGGTTATTTATTATGTTAGATTAGGATAATTTCTGTGAAAATTATTCAGTAGTTAAGTCTTGGAGTTGAAGTTTGGGACATCGGGAATTAAATAAATTAACATCTACTCGCTTAGAGCTTCATACATGTTTCAAAATTTCGGTACAGTAATAATTTGCTTCGTTTAGGCTTTCCCATTACCAGTCAGTATCAGAATGGCTACGTTGTGTGGTGGATGTTCCTACAACTACTGGAAGTTTATCAAGGAGTTCTATCTGGACGACAAAGCTGCAGTCCACTTTTTAAGAAGTCACGGTGTCCTTCCTTTACAAGTACAGTGTCCATCCTGTAAAGTTCCCTGTACTTATAGGGAAGACAGGCATTCTTGGTATTGTGGCCGTTGGACCAAAATAgttaagacaaagaaaagaaggcagTGTAATGATAAAACTACAGAACCACTGCTCCCccccttttttctccccttcccccttctctcccccaacaagcttgggggactgtggggaatAGGGGGTTTTGGGAAGAATGCGATTATTGTGGTTTTTGGTTTAATTTAGGGAAAATCTGGTTATGATTTTGTTTTAGGTTATAATAGGTAAACATGTATTTTATACTGATAACATAGACACTGTGCTAAACACATTTatactgataacacacacaacactgggCTAAACACGCATTTatactgataacacacacaacactgctaaacacacatttatactgataacacacacaacaccgtgCTAAACATGCATTTAGACTGATAACACTCACAACACCGTGCTAAACACACATTTATACAGTACCTGcagtgggggtggtgggggggctttgCTAAATGTAGCGGATAGAGCCAGAAATGTAGCGAATCGTTGGCAATGCTGCTTAACAATAACACAGCAAGGCTCATGTCAGCTGCCAGCGCCGCTGCCTCTCCCGCCATCAAAGgtgtaatttatgtatttttacagATTTTTGGTGTGAGTTTGTTGATTTTGGACCTGTTTTGCAACGCGTGTTACTCGTTTTAATGctcccccacccaaaaaccTCGATTTCCCACAGGTCCCCCAAGATCGTTGGGGatgagaggtaggcataagTTGAAAAAGTCATAACTTGAAAACTAAGCATTTGCGACGGAAGTGATGTAGaacatcaatcaattcactacatATCTCACCAGAAACACATAAGCCACATCAGAAAATCgttggttgggtgaaactgtAAATTGTccgtgtatttatatatatatgtggtaGAATAATGGTTAAGTTGATTGACACCTTTACATGTGTCACAATTTAAGTGTTAGGAATAATGGTACTGACACATTTACTCCTGCTTAACAGTCCAAGAGTTAAGAATAATACTTGGGTTTATTGGCATCTTTACTTCTGTTTCTTCCGTATTCCATTATATTATCTGAGCACATTTAAGAAGTAGGTTTGAAGATATTGATCCcattcttttagctaactcttttGACACCTcgaggactggcatctcagtgggccactttgtttgattgtttttgtTAGCCTttaccagttttcccctctcgctttaaaaaataaaagaaatttacAATGTTAGGAGGATTCTGTCAGTAAGTTTGAGTCACCATACATTCTACCTCACTGgcatcctttcctccccactGCAGCACAAGGCATGTTTCCAGTGCAATGGTTACTATGGCCCAAACTTCTGCCAGCCGCTTTGTGCCACCTGCCATGTCTTCCTGTATCCTGATGATCCCTCTAAGCAGGCCAGTGTGCGCCCCTACCATGAggtaagtgagtgtgtgtgtgttttcagtgacTGGGTTCTTGGATCTGTTAATTTTTCACTGATTCATATTatgattttctatttcctcttttctttttttccatgtgtgtgtgtgtgtgtgtgtgtgtgtgtgtgtgtgtgtgtgtgtgtgtgtgtgtgtgtgtgaattatgtgtgtgcacgtgtaattcacctcggtcgcctgctggtcacccagccagtgttccctattatggagcgagctcagagctcatagaccgatctttgggtaggactgagaccacaacacgctccacacactgggaaagcgaggccacaacccctcgagttacgtcccgtacctatttactgctaggtgaacaggggagaGACTTGCCTATTTTCCTCGCCGCTTTCCAGgagtcgaacccggccctcttgattgtgagtcgaatgtgctaaccactacactacgcggtgtgtgtgtgtgtttgtgtgtgtgtgtgtatgggaatCTATCCAGGATTTACATTTTTACAGGATCAAGTCAAGCTTGTaatgtcctgtttttttttttatatcatgctattttatttcttttctaaaccTGAAGTATAATTTCTTACACAAAACTTTCTCTAATCATGCTTTTCACTTATTTGTcatgtgtgtgagtttgtgagtgtgtgtcagtgtgttttgtatcACTGATAATTCTCTTCTTGTACATtcattgtctttcctttccttcaccaagaCAAACAAGTCACTCCTTCCCAACACCCGCAGAAAACAGATGATGGTGATTCGGGCAACGAGGAACCAAGAGAACCAAGTGACTATTACCAGACACAGGAGCAGCTTCCCCCTGAGGCAGCCCCCCAGGCCTTCCCTCAGCATGGCATGGACCCCAAGGCCTTTCAGGAGGAAGCATCCGCAATGGACCACGATGAATTTGAGTACATGGAAGTTGCAGTGGAGGCAGGGGTGGATGGAGGCCTTGGCGGGGGAAGTAGTGGGGAAGGGGTGTCTGGGGTAGCAATAGACATCTCTGGGGGTGCTGGTGGAGGTCTGAATCTTCttagggtgtgtggtggtgtgtctggTGGTGCAGGGTCACCTGGGAATGGGTTATTGATAGGGGGACGGGATGGCTGCAGGCGAGGGGGtgctgggagggaaggggcggCAGGGGGCAGTGTCAGGGTGGCGAAGGCTAGGGTGGCAACGGTGAGGAGTGTTGAGGGCCGAGCCTTGGTTCAGCCTGCACTACAGGAACAGATCACCCGTCTCACAAGTCCTCGGCCCATTGAGAACCTCGACCCCACGCTGATCCACCGCATGCCTCCTGAAGGTGaggctgtgtgtctgtttatggtgaggtggtggtggctggagcTCTTACTAATGTTAAGATGATAGATATGGTGatagttttttatttgtttccttgtgtgtgttgtatgttttgtgagtgtgtatgtgtgtgtgtttctgttttttacCCAATTGTTCTTATTTGATTGTGTTTTTACCAGATTGAGTAGAGCTCttaatgtcatttttttttctaagttactTTGTCATGTATATCTTAATTTGCTGtgaatatgtatgtgtatgtgtgtgtttcactgtttgatctgctgcagtctctgatgagacagccagacgttaccctacagaacgagctcagagctcattatttctgatcttcggataggcctgagaccatgcacacaccacataccgggacaacaaggtcacaactccttgatttacatcccgtacctactcactgctaggtgaacaggggctacacgtgaaaggagacacacccaaatatctccacccggccggggaatcgaaccccggtcctctggctagtgaagccagcgctctaaccactgagctaccggtgtgtgtgtgtgtgtgtgtgtgtgtgtgtgtgtgtgtgtgtgtgtgtgtgtgtgtgtgtgtgtgtgtgtgtgtgtgcaagaaagaaatgaaactataaaataaacagaacaaatacacaaatagatGCAGATAAACATGGATACAATGTTAAAGaataagacaaacacaaacctTTTTACATAGGGACTAGCAGCTcagtggtaatttttttttacctaatttATATTTCCCTTGGACTGTACTGCTcctacaaaaaaatagataaataaaataaataaataaataaataaaaaagtagaaaaatcaatagaagaaaataaaaacatcatcCACTTCTACTCCCTTAGTGTGGATGTTGGTATTCAACTTCCTGGACGACATGACGCTGTGGGCGGTGGGTCAAGTGTGCCGGCGGTGGAGTCAGCTGGTGCAGCGCTATGTGTCTGAGGAGCAGTGGCAGCATTACACCCGCCGCCGTTGGCCACTCTTCTCCAGCTTGTACTCCAATGTGCCCTGGCAGAGCATCTATACCAAACTGTGAGTGCTGCCTGTCTGCTGCACTGCTGGTGAAGAAAGGGAACAGATGTTTAAGTGTGGCTGAAATATTGTATTggaatgtttgttttgtgtgtgtgtgtgtgtgtgtgtgtgtgtgtgtgtgtgtgtgtgtgtgtgtgtgtgtgtgtgtgtgtgtgtgtgtgtgaccaccaGGGTCATCTGCttgtcacccagtcagtcttccccattatggagtgagctcagaactcatagaccaatctttggaaaggactgagaccacaacacactccacacaccgggaaagcgaggccacaacctgttgagttacatcccgtacctatttactgctaggtgaacaggggctacacattaagaggcttgcccatttgcctcgccgcttcccaaaACTTGaacccgagtgtgtgtgtgtgtgtgtgtgtgtgtgtgtgtgtgtgtgtgtgtgtgtgtgtgtgtgtgtgtgtgtgtgtgtgtgtgtgtatgtgtgtgtaattcacctctgtcgcctgctggtcacccagccaatcttccccattacggagcgagctcagagctcatagactgatctttgggtaggacagagaccacatcaacacacaacacacaccgggaaagcaaggccacaacccctcaagttacatcccatacctatttactgctaggtgaacaggggccacacattaaggggcttggccatttgcctcgccgcttactgggactcgaaccaggccctcttgattgtgagttgagcgtgctaaccactacactacgcggtgtgtgtaattcacaccACAtgtacactgtgtgtgtgtgtgtgtgtgtgtgtgtgtgtgtgtgtgtaattcactgtttgatctgctgcagtctctgacgagacagccagacgttaccctacggaacgagctcagagctcattatttccgatcttgggataggtctgagaccaggcacacaccacacactgggacaacaaggtcacaactccttgatttacatcccgtacctactcactgctaggtgaacaggggctacacgtgaaaggagacacacccaaatatctccacccggccggggaatcgaaccccagtcatctggcttgtgaagccagcgccagtgtgtgtgtgtgtgtgtgtgtgtgtgtgtgtgtgtgtgtgtgtgtgtgtgtgtgtgtgtgtgtgttttgtttgtgtgactTTACTGTCAGGTTGCCAAATATTGCAGTTTATCTGTCATACAAGTCAAAAATACTTCACGTTGTTTGGTGTGAATTTAGTTGATTTAATTATGtattatgtgttttattttgaaGGTGATGTTAGATTAATGGAAAGATTGCACTGTGTCATCAGGTGACGAATTGTAATAAAAGGCAGGGTTGCATGACGAGAGAGTGCAAAGATACAATAACAAACAATGAATAAGTTTACTGTTGATTATTGAAAAGTTAATATAAGTcacttgataaaagaaaaatagcaataactTAACATATAATTCATAGCATGCTCAGTAG harbors:
- the LOC123509376 gene encoding uncharacterized protein LOC123509376; the encoded protein is MTEFTEEFTHSHKACFQCNGYYGPNFCQPLCATCHVFLYPDDPSKQASVRPYHEKTDDGDSGNEEPREPSDYYQTQEQLPPEAAPQAFPQHGMDPKAFQEEASAMDHDEFEYMEVAVEAGVDGGLGGGSSGEGVSGVAIDISGGAGGGLNLLRVCGGVSGGAGSPGNGLLIGGRDGCRRGGAGREGAAGGSVRVAKARVATVRSVEGRALVQPALQEQITRLTSPRPIENLDPTLIHRMPPEVWMLVFNFLDDMTLWAVGQVCRRWSQLVQRYVSEEQWQHYTRRRWPLFSSLYSNVPWQSIYTKLTESAPCFMCLHKMSLLTQPLNNENSWRKNRLRNELRSLRSDPPEGIQACPLDELSVHWQASIRGPAGSPYEGGTFFLYIQIPHSYPLCPPIVCFITKIFHPNVSRHGDIGIDSIQHNWSLALTISKVLISIQSLLTDPYTKVCMEPEIGQLYESNKKQFEGVAKWWTWTYAMHDAIIPESTALVSRPLPACGSSLQIDNEEGNGISVNGTVGEAESKVPLFLS